The Streptomyces sp. HUAS MG91 sequence ATCATGCGGGACCGTGAGGAGATCGCACGGTTCTTCAAGGGGTACGAGATGGTCGAGCCCGGCATCGTCCCGATACCGGAATGGCGGCCGGAGAACGCGCCGCAGGACATCACGGACGCGGATCCGTACACATTCGCGGGCTATGTGGGAGTGGGGCGCAAGGCGTGAGCGAAGAGCCGGGCGGACCGGAAGACAGACTGCGCAGGTTCGCCACGATCTGGAGCCGGGCCATCTTCCCGGTGACGGCGACGTCCCTGACCAGGCCCGAGTTCGAGGAGGAACTCGTCCCGCTGGCGCGCGAGCTGCGGGCGGCACTGGCGGCGCGGACGCTGAACGCGGCGCACGGGCAGGCCGTCGGAGCCGCGCTCGTCGACGCGCACTGCACCGACCCCGAGGCGCTCAGCCGCACCCTCGGCGTGGTCGACTCCTATCTCGTCCTGTACTGCGGCGAGGAGGCGGACACCCCCGAGCGCGAGGACGATCTGCGGGCCCGGTGCGCCCGCATCCAGCACGCCGTCGCCGCCGGATTCGCCGCCGCGCTGCGCGAGCGCACCCTCGCCGAGCAGGAGGCCATCTCGCGGGCCGCGCTGAACGCGCGCAGCGCCGTCGCCGAGGCCCTGCACGCGAGCGAGGCCCGGTTCCGCGCGGTGTTCCACGGCGCCGCGATCGGCATCGCCATCGCCTCGCTCGACGGCACGGTCCTCGAGGTGAACGACGCGCTGGTGCGGATGTTCGGCGGCAGCGAGGGCACGCTGCGCGGCCGCAACCTCCGCGACTGGACCCACCCCGACGACGCCCCGCAGGTCTGGCACCTCTACCAGGAGCTGGTGCGCGGCGACCGCGAGCACTACCGGGTGGAGAAGGCGTTCTACCGCCCCGACGGCACCGCCCTGTGGACCAACCTGACGATGTCGCTGCTGCGCGACAAGGACGGCGAGCCGCAGTACCAACTCGCGCTGATGGAGGACACGACCGAGCGCCGGCTGCTGAACCTGCGGCTGCGCTACGAGGCCACGCACGACGCGCTGACCGGCCTGCCCAACCGCACCCTGTTCTTCGAACGCCTGGAGAAGGTGCTCGGCGCGGGCGAGGGCCGTCGCTTCGGCCTGTGCTACCTCGACCTCGACGGTTTCAAGACCATCAACGACAGCCTCGGCCACGCGGTCGGCGACCGGCTCCTCGTCGAGGTCGCCGATCGGCTCCAGGCTTGTGCCACCGCGCGCGGCGAGATGGTGGCCCGGCTCGGCGGCGACGAGTTCGTGGCGCTGACCACCGGCTCCGACACCCAGAGCGAGGTCGACGAGCTCGCGGGCCGCATCATGAACGCGCTGGCCACCCCCATCCGCATAGACGGCCGCGAACTCACGGTGCGCGGCTCGATCGGCGTCGTCGAGGGCCCGGCCGCCGACCGCAGCCCC is a genomic window containing:
- a CDS encoding EAL domain-containing protein — encoded protein: MSEEPGGPEDRLRRFATIWSRAIFPVTATSLTRPEFEEELVPLARELRAALAARTLNAAHGQAVGAALVDAHCTDPEALSRTLGVVDSYLVLYCGEEADTPEREDDLRARCARIQHAVAAGFAAALRERTLAEQEAISRAALNARSAVAEALHASEARFRAVFHGAAIGIAIASLDGTVLEVNDALVRMFGGSEGTLRGRNLRDWTHPDDAPQVWHLYQELVRGDREHYRVEKAFYRPDGTALWTNLTMSLLRDKDGEPQYQLALMEDTTERRLLNLRLRYEATHDALTGLPNRTLFFERLEKVLGAGEGRRFGLCYLDLDGFKTINDSLGHAVGDRLLVEVADRLQACATARGEMVARLGGDEFVALTTGSDTQSEVDELAGRIMNALATPIRIDGRELTVRGSIGVVEGPAADRSPAEVLRSADITMYRAKSAGGNRYELADPEADARAITRHGLTTALPAALDRGEFFIEYQPLVHLGDGSVRGAEALVRWLHPQHGVLGPDRFIPLAEHTGLIVPLGRWVLEESVRQACVWQDRHEDAGPLRINVNLSPKQLTHPGLVSDTVDILERSGLEPGALCLEVTESALIGADDDLLKPLRRLSEMGVDIALDDFGTGYSNLANLRRLPVNVLKLDRSFTQGMQQFPADPVDLKIVEGIVSLAHSLDLAVTVEGVETGAQAEQLRELGCDTAQGWYYARPGPPDRLHELALADATG